A region of Polyangiaceae bacterium DNA encodes the following proteins:
- a CDS encoding HlyD family efflux transporter periplasmic adaptor subunit, which yields MIKNCLRLALLVAPLFGGGCNHATAEPDEAYQGVIELDERVLGFEVGGRVERVEVRRGDAVKGSAQLAALDSSLEKTAAEARAAEVDAAKAQVALLKAGARPEEIRAMDARIRAVKTTEALLTKNLARERELEKRGVSSRAAIDEIETKLGATIADRQALEQQLKALKRGARSQEIAGATSRAQAADKTLSVQAERVDRHVLKAPKEAVVLDVHVEPGEVVAPGAPVVTLGDTSHPYADVFVPIGKLDGIKLGTAAAVRVDSTSAAFPAKVEHIARATEFTPRYLFSERERPNLVIRVRLRIEDPEQRLHAGVPAFAKFAR from the coding sequence ATGATAAAGAATTGCCTGCGACTGGCGCTGCTCGTCGCGCCGCTCTTCGGGGGCGGCTGCAATCACGCGACCGCCGAGCCCGACGAGGCCTATCAGGGGGTGATCGAGCTCGACGAGCGGGTGCTCGGCTTCGAAGTGGGCGGGCGCGTGGAGCGCGTCGAGGTCCGGCGCGGTGACGCGGTGAAGGGTTCCGCGCAGCTCGCAGCCCTCGACTCGAGCTTGGAGAAGACGGCGGCAGAGGCCCGCGCAGCGGAGGTGGACGCCGCCAAGGCGCAGGTGGCGCTGCTCAAGGCCGGCGCGCGCCCGGAGGAGATCCGCGCGATGGACGCCCGGATCCGCGCCGTCAAGACCACGGAGGCGCTGCTCACGAAGAACCTCGCTCGCGAGCGCGAGCTCGAAAAGCGCGGCGTCAGCTCACGCGCGGCGATCGACGAGATCGAGACGAAGCTCGGCGCGACCATCGCGGACCGCCAGGCCCTCGAGCAGCAGCTCAAGGCGCTGAAGCGCGGCGCCCGCTCCCAGGAGATCGCCGGGGCCACCTCGCGCGCGCAAGCGGCTGACAAGACCCTCAGCGTCCAGGCCGAGCGCGTGGATCGTCACGTGCTCAAGGCTCCCAAGGAGGCGGTGGTGCTCGACGTCCACGTCGAGCCGGGGGAGGTCGTAGCCCCCGGGGCACCGGTCGTGACGCTGGGTGACACGAGCCACCCTTACGCGGACGTGTTCGTGCCCATCGGCAAGCTCGACGGCATCAAGCTCGGCACTGCGGCGGCGGTGCGCGTCGACTCGACCAGCGCTGCGTTCCCCGCGAAGGTGGAGCACATCGCCCGCGCTACCGAGTTCACACCGCGCTACCTGTTCAGCGAGCGCGAGCGACCCAACCTGGTGATCCGCGTGCGCCTGCGCATCGAGGACCCGGAGCAGCGCCTGCATGCCGGGGTACCGGCCTTCGCCAAGTTCGCCCGCTAG
- a CDS encoding TetR/AcrR family transcriptional regulator gives MARPKSDIEPRIVHAARQRFLEDGVDGASLRNIARDAGTSIGMIYYYFPSKDDLFLAVVEEIYAKLLAQMEEAIAQESTFEARVRAIYARIGDLGHDEVDVLRLVVREAMVSSDRLERLIERFKRGHIGLMLKAAADGLGAGELDLRFHPAVMVMSTFALGIAPQMIRRIAAERMSWLDLPAGPAFANQLVDVLLHGIAKLPEKNR, from the coding sequence ATGGCACGTCCCAAGAGCGACATCGAACCCCGCATCGTGCACGCCGCGCGCCAGCGCTTCCTGGAGGACGGCGTGGACGGCGCCTCTCTGCGCAACATAGCCCGCGACGCCGGCACCAGCATCGGCATGATCTACTACTACTTCCCCAGCAAGGACGATCTGTTCCTGGCGGTGGTCGAGGAGATCTACGCCAAGCTGCTGGCGCAGATGGAGGAAGCCATCGCGCAAGAGAGCACGTTCGAAGCACGGGTCCGGGCCATCTACGCGCGCATCGGTGACCTGGGTCACGACGAGGTGGACGTGCTGCGTCTGGTCGTGCGCGAAGCGATGGTGTCTTCCGATCGCCTCGAGCGCCTGATCGAGCGCTTCAAGCGCGGCCACATCGGCCTGATGCTCAAGGCAGCCGCCGACGGGCTCGGCGCCGGAGAGCTCGATCTCCGCTTCCACCCGGCGGTGATGGTTATGTCCACGTTCGCGCTGGGGATCGCTCCGCAGATGATCCGCCGCATCGCCGCCGAGCGCATGAGCTGGCTGGATCTGCCGGCCGGCCCGGCCTTCGCCAATCAGCTCGTGGACGTGCTGCTCCACGGCATCGCCAAGCTCCCGGAGAAAAACCGATGA
- a CDS encoding ABC transporter permease, translated as MAKKELLQLRRDRLTMAMMLILPVMQLLLFGYAINTDVRHIPTVVYDQDKSAASRDLAQSLRATGFYDLVGEARDYAEIEHALRAGRARVALVIPTRYSSDLTRGQPTSVQLIIDGSDPQTVASATNTAASLVAARSSQLMVKRVTRQGGTAAVMPIELEPNTWYNPDLRTAVYIVPGLVGVILTMTMVMLTAMAIARERERGTLEQLIVSPVKKLELVVGKIVPYIAIGYVQMTLILGAGRVVFDVPLVGSLGMLYALAFVFIAANLALGLFFSTLAKTQQQAMQMSFFFMLPNILLSGFMFPFEAMPEPAQWLSQALPLTHFLRIVRGITLRGASFSDLAAELLAMTVILAALVTVASLRFTKKLA; from the coding sequence ATCGCCAAGAAGGAGCTGCTCCAGCTGCGGCGAGACCGCCTGACCATGGCGATGATGCTGATCCTGCCCGTGATGCAGCTCTTGTTGTTCGGGTACGCCATCAACACCGACGTGCGGCACATCCCCACGGTCGTCTACGACCAGGACAAGAGCGCGGCGTCCCGGGATCTCGCCCAGAGCTTGCGCGCCACGGGTTTCTACGATCTGGTGGGCGAAGCCCGCGACTATGCCGAGATCGAGCACGCCCTGCGGGCCGGCCGCGCCCGCGTGGCGCTGGTCATCCCGACGCGCTACTCGAGCGACCTCACCCGGGGGCAGCCGACGTCGGTGCAGCTGATCATCGACGGCTCGGATCCGCAGACCGTGGCCAGCGCCACCAACACCGCGGCCTCGCTGGTGGCGGCGCGCTCGAGTCAGCTGATGGTGAAGCGCGTGACCCGCCAGGGTGGCACCGCTGCCGTGATGCCCATCGAGCTCGAGCCCAACACCTGGTACAACCCCGATCTTCGCACGGCGGTGTACATCGTGCCTGGCCTGGTCGGGGTGATTCTGACCATGACCATGGTGATGCTCACGGCGATGGCCATCGCGCGCGAGCGCGAGCGCGGCACGCTCGAGCAGCTGATCGTCTCGCCCGTGAAGAAGCTCGAGCTGGTGGTCGGCAAGATCGTGCCGTACATCGCCATCGGCTACGTGCAGATGACGCTGATCCTGGGCGCCGGACGCGTGGTGTTCGACGTCCCGCTGGTCGGCTCGTTGGGCATGCTCTACGCGCTGGCGTTCGTGTTCATCGCCGCGAACCTGGCGCTCGGCCTGTTCTTCTCGACCCTGGCCAAGACGCAGCAGCAGGCCATGCAGATGTCCTTCTTCTTCATGCTGCCGAACATCCTGCTCTCGGGCTTCATGTTCCCGTTCGAGGCCATGCCGGAGCCGGCTCAGTGGCTGTCGCAGGCGCTGCCCCTCACCCACTTCTTGCGCATCGTCCGGGGGATCACACTGCGCGGCGCGAGCTTCTCCGACCTCGCGGCGGAGCTCCTGGCGATGACCGTCATCCTGGCGGCGCTGGTCACCGTGGCTTCGCTGCGCTTCACCAAGAAACTGGCCTGA
- a CDS encoding ABC transporter ATP-binding protein, translated as MPIIQTRHLSRHFGSLVAVKDLNLEVESGEIFGVLGPNGAGKSTTIRMLCGILDPSGGEGSVVGLDIRKEAERIKERIGYMTQRFSLYEDLSVEENLAFYAGIYGVGLRRRRERIHEVLETSGLLGRRKQLAGTLSGGWKQRVALASATIHQPPLLFLDEPTAGVDPVSRREFWEQIHRIAHEGTTVLLTTHYMDEAERCHRLAFIFGGEVLDTGTPDEVVDRRQLRVAELEVEQHARTAAAALREHEDVDEVAHYGHLLRLATKNGADPVALAEQVLGAIDLVIAKARPARVTVEDAFVSMVRDEAERADQRSAA; from the coding sequence ATGCCCATCATCCAGACTCGGCACCTCTCCCGTCACTTCGGCTCGCTGGTCGCGGTCAAGGACCTGAACCTGGAGGTCGAGAGCGGCGAGATCTTCGGCGTGCTCGGGCCGAACGGCGCCGGCAAGAGCACCACCATCCGCATGTTGTGCGGCATCCTGGACCCGAGCGGTGGTGAAGGCAGCGTCGTCGGCCTCGACATCCGCAAGGAAGCCGAGCGCATCAAAGAACGCATCGGCTACATGACTCAGCGCTTCAGCCTGTACGAAGACCTGAGCGTCGAGGAGAACCTGGCCTTCTACGCCGGCATCTACGGCGTGGGGCTGCGGCGCCGCCGGGAGCGCATCCACGAGGTGCTCGAGACCTCCGGGCTCCTGGGCCGCAGGAAGCAACTGGCTGGCACGCTGTCGGGCGGCTGGAAGCAGCGCGTGGCGTTGGCCAGCGCCACCATCCACCAGCCGCCGCTGCTCTTCCTGGACGAGCCAACCGCCGGCGTGGACCCGGTGAGCCGGCGCGAGTTTTGGGAGCAGATCCACCGTATCGCCCACGAAGGCACCACGGTGCTCCTGACCACGCACTACATGGACGAGGCGGAGCGCTGCCACCGCTTGGCCTTCATCTTCGGCGGTGAGGTGCTCGACACGGGCACTCCGGACGAGGTGGTGGACCGCCGCCAGCTTCGCGTCGCCGAGCTCGAGGTCGAGCAGCACGCGCGCACGGCGGCAGCGGCGCTGCGCGAGCACGAAGACGTGGACGAGGTGGCGCACTACGGTCACCTGCTCCGGCTCGCGACCAAGAACGGCGCCGACCCGGTCGCCCTCGCCGAGCAAGTGCTCGGCGCCATCGATCTGGTCATCGCCAAGGCGCGACCGGCGCGCGTCACGGTCGAGGACGCCTTCGTCAGCATGGTCCGGGACGAGGCCGAGCGCGCCGACCAGAGGAGCGCGGCGTGA